A genomic region of Acidobacteriota bacterium contains the following coding sequences:
- a CDS encoding NPCBM/NEW2 domain-containing protein, translating to MVSARLTHAWQRMFALLFCFGWLLVSGQPFGSGHTSAQQKKAPPNTEHVYLSDLTPVYQTNGRGPVERDQSNGGAQVLDGRPLAINGVPYRKGLGIAAYSEIRYALDGQYAALRADIGVADEAGARGSVVFRVLVDGVKVFESGVLKGGMAAQPISINVAGRKELVLIVRAAGDGDEDDSAIWAEARLEVAPGGVASVANMPEGNAPAANDGDAMPAHSHAPGTVDEDHVAHDAELAKRARNFAGFITPKDIVYAAAPEQLSQLGLWSGVTTWPFAFASVATLPDGRLLAWGGNNLRYFNGGANTFAALWNPANNQITSINNDDHSMFCAIPTMLEDGRVFVNGGDGTRERVSIFDWRTNLWTRAEDMNRGRWYPGSVALPNGQVFTALGEPGDVYPEVWTAGQGWMLLNGANLQAPVLDFPGYQNNWLPYFHLAPNGNIFHSGPTQQMNWINPTGSGSVVSAGLNNTWYPKYGGAVMYDKGKLLVTGGQIDGNTVAATSLAQVIDVNGANATRTPVAAMQYARKFHNALVLPNGEVMVVGGNTVGQEFDDTGTVLAPEIWNPDTGVWRTVADIAVPRNYHSVAVLLTDGRVWSGGGGLCDCAADHPDHQIFTPPYLYTAAGTLAARPTISSAPAQVVAGQTISVQATASLAKFSLIKFTGLTHDLNSDLRYLRVPFTSPASGQYQLTLDGNRNVLTPGYWMLFALNSAGVPSVAKVIQVVTALGPVVTTPVVQNSTLNTAVSLQVRATSPTGAILSYSATGLPPGTSINSQTGVIAGTVTQTGTFRVTVTVSDGTSAQVAFDWFVRRPNLAQGKPATQASIYEVAAAGLAVDGNTNGNYAAGSVSHTNSAAANDWWQVDLGATYTIDSLQLWNRTDCCQSRLQNFYVFVSTTNQTGRSFSTILNDATVWRFYQAATAPSTLNIPGGVNGRYVRVQLAGTNYLSLAEVRAFGALPQANRPPVLGALPPRVNSVGNTVNATLTATDPDGDTLAFSATGLPPGVSLSSAGVLAGTTTTAGNYNVNVSVSDGRGGTATGSFTWAVNAQLALNAITSTPKPVNSNITYTASAINGLNPRFKWLFGDGTAETAYATSASVTKSFAQPGLYVVRCTATDDRGLEVVTTFVQAVHLPSTANRPAVSMNIVLEDRAAANDRLWVVNQDNDTVSVFDVVTNAKAAEIAVGAAPRSLAIAPNGRVWVTNKRAATISIIDPATLTVAQTLTLQYAAQPFGIAFGGGAAWIALEAVGKLIRLDAVTGAVTGTVNTGPNVRHVSITSDGSRVYLSRFISPRVPGEETAAPQVANGGGEVLVVNTATLAVTQTIRLQHSNEPDAENSGRGIPNYLGPAVISPDGVNAWTPSKQDNLLRGTLRDGRNLTFDSTVRSITSRLNLTTNAEDYAARVDHNNGGIASTGLFDRTGNYLFVALEGSREVAVLDSYGKREIIRVNVGRAPQGLALSADGQRLFVSNFMERTVSVLDLTGLLNGGAQTVPVLATLNAVATERLTAQVLSGKQLFYDAKDPRLAQDAYLSCASCHNDGGHDGRVWDLTGFGEGLRNTIALQGRAAAHGFSHWSANFDEIQDFEGQIRNLSGGTGLMTDAQFNTGTRSQPLGDRKTGVSVDLDALAAYVASLSAFSQSPYRNGGTLTADAVTGKQIFQTANCAQCHSGVLFTEALNGTLRNIGTLKPSSGSRLGGPLTGIDTPTLRDVWATAPYLHDGSAATLEEAVNAHNNVTISATDLPKLVAYLQQIGSEEASAPAANQSPTASLTAPANNATFTAPATINLAANAADGDGTIARVEFYQGATKLGEDTSAPYTFAWTNVAAGSYSLTARAVDNGSASTNSTAINVTVTPAGGGGVQDVIWTSLVNTTVSGTTLRKTAGSNEGSPDGSASSQQTIASGDGYVEFTATGPNVYRAVGLNGADALTSFDALDYAVVFTNTNIAEFRQAGAYRGDTFFALNDVFRVAVESGVVNFYKNGVRLASGSSAPVYPLKAGAVFTYLNGEIAAAKISGGGGGGGTCTYSVAPLSLSFATAGGAANVNVTAQAGCAWTATSNAAWLTVTAGASGTGNGVVSVSAAANAGAQRNAVLTVAGQSVAVTQAAAAATGNNIVWTELVNTIVSGNVLRKTGGASDGTWDGSAASQQSLASGAGWLEFTATGPQVYHAVGLNAQGALGKESSIDFAVVFTNANIAEFRENGAYRGDTLFVTGDVFRVAIEGTSVNFYKNGSLLAQSATAPAYPIRAAAVFAQAGGEVSNAKLTAGTVAASGFNVTPLFWWQRGKEWLGSLVAVLLQ from the coding sequence ATGGTCTCAGCACGGCTCACCCACGCTTGGCAACGCATGTTCGCGCTGCTTTTCTGTTTCGGCTGGTTGCTGGTCAGCGGACAGCCATTTGGTTCCGGCCACACGTCCGCCCAACAAAAGAAAGCCCCGCCCAACACTGAGCATGTTTACCTGAGCGACCTGACGCCGGTGTATCAAACCAACGGCCGCGGCCCGGTCGAACGCGACCAGAGCAACGGCGGCGCGCAGGTGCTGGATGGCCGACCGCTGGCGATCAACGGCGTGCCGTACCGCAAAGGGCTGGGTATTGCGGCATACTCCGAAATCCGTTACGCACTGGATGGGCAATACGCGGCCTTGCGTGCCGACATTGGCGTGGCCGACGAAGCGGGCGCGCGCGGCTCGGTTGTCTTTCGTGTGTTGGTAGATGGCGTGAAGGTGTTTGAGAGCGGTGTGTTGAAAGGCGGCATGGCGGCGCAGCCGATTTCGATCAATGTGGCGGGCCGGAAGGAGTTGGTGTTGATCGTGCGCGCTGCCGGAGATGGCGACGAAGATGATTCCGCCATCTGGGCCGAAGCACGGCTGGAAGTTGCGCCGGGCGGCGTTGCGTCTGTCGCCAATATGCCAGAGGGCAATGCGCCAGCGGCGAACGACGGCGACGCCATGCCCGCGCATTCGCACGCGCCGGGCACAGTGGATGAAGATCACGTGGCGCACGATGCCGAGTTGGCGAAACGGGCGCGCAACTTCGCCGGGTTCATCACGCCCAAAGACATCGTGTATGCCGCCGCGCCGGAGCAACTGTCGCAACTGGGGTTGTGGAGCGGCGTGACGACGTGGCCGTTCGCCTTTGCCTCCGTCGCCACCTTGCCGGATGGCCGGTTGCTGGCTTGGGGTGGCAACAATCTGCGCTATTTCAATGGCGGCGCGAACACGTTTGCCGCGCTTTGGAATCCCGCCAACAATCAAATTACTTCGATCAACAACGACGACCACAGCATGTTTTGCGCGATCCCGACGATGCTCGAAGACGGGCGCGTTTTCGTCAACGGCGGCGACGGCACGCGCGAACGGGTCAGCATCTTCGACTGGCGCACCAATCTGTGGACGCGCGCCGAAGATATGAACCGGGGCCGCTGGTATCCGGGCAGTGTGGCTTTGCCGAATGGGCAGGTCTTCACGGCGCTGGGCGAACCGGGCGATGTTTATCCCGAAGTGTGGACGGCGGGGCAGGGCTGGATGCTGTTAAACGGCGCGAACCTGCAAGCTCCCGTGCTGGATTTCCCCGGCTATCAAAACAACTGGCTGCCGTATTTTCATCTTGCGCCAAACGGCAACATTTTCCATTCCGGCCCGACGCAGCAGATGAATTGGATCAATCCCACGGGCAGCGGCAGCGTGGTGAGCGCGGGTCTCAACAACACCTGGTATCCCAAATATGGCGGCGCGGTGATGTATGACAAAGGCAAGCTGCTGGTCACGGGCGGACAGATTGACGGCAACACTGTGGCCGCCACCAGTCTGGCGCAGGTGATTGACGTGAACGGCGCGAATGCGACGCGCACACCGGTGGCGGCGATGCAATACGCGCGCAAATTCCATAACGCGCTGGTGCTGCCCAACGGCGAAGTCATGGTAGTGGGCGGCAATACGGTGGGCCAGGAATTCGACGATACCGGCACCGTGCTCGCGCCCGAAATATGGAATCCCGACACCGGCGTTTGGCGCACCGTCGCCGACATCGCGGTGCCGCGCAACTATCACTCGGTCGCGGTGCTGCTGACCGATGGGCGCGTCTGGTCGGGCGGCGGTGGCCTGTGCGATTGCGCGGCGGATCATCCCGATCATCAGATTTTCACGCCGCCTTATCTTTACACGGCGGCGGGCACGCTGGCCGCGCGTCCGACCATCAGCAGCGCACCGGCCCAGGTCGTCGCGGGCCAAACGATCAGCGTGCAAGCCACCGCGAGCCTGGCGAAATTCAGCCTGATCAAATTCACGGGGCTGACGCATGATCTCAACTCCGACCTGCGTTACTTGCGCGTGCCGTTCACCTCGCCAGCGAGCGGGCAGTATCAACTGACGCTGGATGGCAATCGCAACGTGCTGACGCCCGGTTACTGGATGCTGTTTGCGCTGAACTCAGCCGGCGTGCCGTCGGTCGCCAAAGTCATTCAGGTCGTGACGGCGTTGGGGCCGGTCGTGACGACGCCGGTCGTGCAGAACAGCACGCTCAACACCGCCGTCAGTTTGCAGGTGCGCGCCACCAGCCCGACCGGCGCAATCTTGAGTTACAGCGCGACCGGCTTGCCGCCGGGCACGAGCATCAACAGTCAAACCGGTGTTATTGCCGGCACGGTGACGCAAACCGGCACCTTCCGCGTGACGGTGACGGTCAGCGATGGCACCAGTGCGCAAGTCGCCTTCGACTGGTTTGTGCGCCGCCCCAATCTGGCGCAGGGCAAGCCGGCGACACAGGCTTCGATCTATGAAGTCGCCGCCGCCGGGCTGGCCGTGGATGGGAACACCAACGGCAATTACGCCGCCGGTTCGGTGTCGCATACCAACAGCGCCGCCGCCAACGATTGGTGGCAAGTTGATCTGGGCGCGACCTACACGATTGACAGCTTGCAATTGTGGAATCGCACCGATTGCTGCCAGTCGCGGTTGCAGAATTTCTATGTCTTTGTTTCGACGACCAACCAAACAGGCCGCAGTTTCAGCACGATTCTCAACGACGCGACGGTCTGGCGTTTTTATCAGGCGGCAACCGCGCCCAGTACGTTGAACATTCCGGGCGGCGTCAATGGCCGTTATGTGCGCGTGCAATTGGCGGGCACGAATTACCTGTCGCTGGCCGAGGTGCGCGCGTTCGGCGCGTTGCCGCAAGCCAATCGTCCGCCCGTGTTGGGCGCGCTGCCCCCACGCGTGAATTCGGTCGGCAACACGGTCAACGCCACGCTCACGGCGACTGACCCCGATGGCGACACGCTGGCTTTCAGCGCGACAGGCTTGCCGCCCGGCGTCAGCTTGAGCAGTGCGGGTGTGTTAGCGGGCACAACAACGACGGCGGGCAATTACAACGTCAACGTCAGCGTCAGCGATGGCCGGGGCGGCACCGCGACAGGCAGCTTCACCTGGGCGGTGAATGCGCAACTGGCATTGAACGCCATCACGTCTACGCCAAAGCCCGTGAACAGCAACATCACCTACACAGCCAGCGCCATCAACGGCCTCAATCCGCGTTTCAAATGGCTCTTCGGCGACGGCACGGCGGAGACGGCGTATGCGACGTCGGCCAGCGTGACCAAGAGTTTCGCGCAACCGGGTCTGTATGTCGTGCGCTGCACGGCCACCGATGATCGCGGCCTCGAAGTCGTCACGACCTTTGTGCAGGCGGTGCATCTGCCCAGCACGGCCAACCGTCCGGCGGTCTCGATGAACATTGTGCTCGAAGACCGCGCGGCGGCGAACGACCGGCTCTGGGTGGTCAATCAGGACAACGACACGGTCAGCGTCTTTGACGTCGTGACCAATGCCAAAGCCGCTGAGATCGCCGTCGGCGCCGCGCCGCGCAGCCTGGCCATCGCGCCGAATGGCCGCGTCTGGGTGACGAACAAACGCGCGGCGACCATCAGCATCATTGACCCGGCGACGTTGACCGTCGCACAGACGTTGACGCTGCAATACGCCGCGCAACCCTTCGGCATCGCCTTTGGCGGCGGTGCGGCCTGGATTGCGCTCGAAGCAGTGGGCAAATTGATTCGGCTGGATGCGGTCACGGGCGCAGTGACAGGCACCGTGAACACCGGGCCGAACGTGCGCCACGTTTCAATCACCAGCGACGGCAGCCGCGTCTATCTCTCGCGCTTCATCTCGCCGCGCGTGCCGGGCGAAGAGACCGCCGCGCCGCAAGTCGCCAATGGCGGCGGCGAAGTGCTGGTCGTCAACACCGCCACGCTGGCCGTCACGCAAACGATTCGCTTGCAACATAGCAACGAACCCGATGCCGAAAATTCCGGACGCGGGATTCCCAACTATCTGGGCCCGGCGGTCATCTCGCCCGATGGTGTGAACGCTTGGACGCCGTCAAAACAGGATAACCTGTTGCGCGGCACCTTACGTGACGGGCGCAATCTGACCTTTGACAGCACGGTGCGCAGCATCACTTCGCGCCTCAACCTGACGACGAACGCCGAGGATTACGCCGCGCGCGTTGACCACAACAACGGCGGCATCGCCAGCACGGGGTTGTTTGATCGCACGGGCAATTACCTCTTCGTCGCGTTGGAAGGCAGTCGCGAGGTGGCGGTGCTTGATTCGTATGGCAAACGCGAGATCATCCGCGTCAACGTAGGCCGCGCGCCGCAAGGGCTGGCTTTGTCGGCGGACGGGCAACGCCTGTTCGTCAGCAACTTCATGGAGCGCACCGTCTCGGTGCTCGATCTGACCGGCTTGCTCAATGGTGGCGCGCAAACTGTGCCGGTGCTGGCGACGCTCAATGCCGTGGCGACCGAACGCCTGACGGCGCAGGTGCTCAGCGGCAAGCAGCTCTTTTATGACGCCAAAGACCCGCGCCTCGCGCAGGATGCTTATTTGAGTTGCGCGTCTTGCCACAACGACGGCGGGCACGATGGGCGCGTGTGGGATTTGACCGGCTTTGGCGAAGGCTTGCGCAATACCATCGCCTTGCAAGGGCGCGCGGCGGCGCACGGCTTTTCGCACTGGTCGGCGAACTTCGACGAGATTCAGGATTTCGAGGGGCAGATTCGCAATCTGTCCGGCGGCACCGGCTTGATGACCGACGCGCAATTCAACACCGGCACGCGCAGCCAGCCGCTCGGCGACCGCAAGACCGGCGTCAGCGTTGACCTCGACGCGCTGGCGGCGTATGTGGCTTCGCTCAGCGCCTTCTCGCAAAGTCCGTATCGCAACGGCGGCACGTTGACGGCGGACGCCGTAACAGGCAAGCAAATTTTCCAGACAGCCAATTGCGCGCAATGCCATAGCGGCGTGCTGTTCACCGAAGCGCTGAACGGTACGCTGCGCAACATCGGCACGCTCAAACCGTCGAGTGGCTCACGGCTGGGCGGGCCGCTGACGGGCATTGACACGCCGACGCTGCGCGACGTGTGGGCGACCGCGCCCTATCTGCACGACGGTTCCGCCGCCACGCTGGAAGAGGCCGTCAACGCCCACAATAACGTGACGATCAGTGCGACTGACCTGCCCAAGCTGGTCGCCTACCTGCAACAAATCGGCAGCGAAGAGGCGAGTGCACCCGCAGCCAACCAATCCCCGACGGCCAGTCTGACCGCGCCAGCGAACAATGCGACGTTCACCGCGCCCGCCACGATCAATCTGGCGGCGAACGCGGCGGATGGCGACGGCACCATCGCTCGTGTTGAGTTTTATCAGGGCGCAACGAAGCTCGGTGAAGACACATCTGCGCCGTACACCTTCGCTTGGACGAATGTGGCGGCGGGTTCGTATAGCCTGACCGCGCGGGCTGTTGATAACGGGAGCGCGAGCACGAATTCGACCGCCATCAACGTGACGGTGACACCGGCGGGCGGCGGCGGCGTGCAGGATGTCATTTGGACGAGTCTCGTCAATACCACCGTCAGCGGCACGACGTTGCGCAAAACGGCGGGCAGCAATGAGGGCAGCCCGGACGGCAGCGCCAGTTCGCAACAAACGATTGCGAGCGGCGACGGCTATGTCGAATTCACCGCCACGGGGCCGAATGTGTACCGCGCGGTGGGGCTGAATGGCGCTGACGCGCTCACTTCGTTTGACGCGTTGGATTACGCGGTCGTCTTCACCAACACGAACATCGCTGAATTCCGCCAGGCGGGCGCCTATCGCGGCGACACGTTTTTCGCCCTCAACGACGTGTTTCGGGTGGCGGTCGAAAGCGGCGTCGTGAATTTTTATAAGAACGGCGTGCGGCTGGCGAGCGGTTCCAGCGCGCCGGTTTATCCACTCAAGGCAGGCGCGGTGTTCACTTATCTCAACGGCGAAATCGCCGCCGCCAAAATCTCCGGCGGTGGCGGCGGTGGCGGCACTTGCACCTATTCCGTCGCGCCGCTCAGCTTGAGTTTCGCCACGGCGGGCGGCGCGGCGAATGTCAACGTGACCGCGCAAGCCGGTTGCGCCTGGACGGCCACGAGCAATGCCGCCTGGTTGACGGTGACGGCGGGCGCGAGTGGCACGGGCAACGGCGTGGTGAGCGTATCGGCGGCGGCGAACGCCGGCGCGCAACGCAACGCCGTCTTGACCGTGGCCGGGCAAAGCGTGGCGGTGACGCAAGCGGCGGCAGCGGCGACCGGCAACAACATCGTCTGGACGGAGTTGGTGAATACGATTGTGAGCGGCAACGTCTTGCGCAAGACGGGCGGCGCGAGTGACGGCACCTGGGATGGCAGCGCGGCTTCGCAGCAGTCGTTGGCGAGCGGCGCGGGCTGGCTCGAATTCACCGCGACCGGGCCACAGGTTTATCACGCCGTCGGCTTGAACGCCCAAGGCGCGTTGGGGAAAGAGAGTTCGATTGATTTTGCGGTGGTGTTCACCAACGCCAACATCGCCGAATTCCGCGAAAACGGCGCTTATCGCGGCGACACCCTTTTCGTCACGGGCGATGTGTTCCGCGTGGCCATCGAAGGCACGAGTGTCAACTTTTACAAGAACGGCAGCCTGCTGGCGCAAAGCGCGACCGCGCCTGCCTATCCGATTCGTGCGGCAGCGGTCTTTGCCCAAGCCGGCGGCGAAGTGAGCAATGCCAAGTTGACGGCGGGCACGGTCGCGGCCAGCGGCTTCAATGTGACACCGTTGTTTTGGTGGCAGCGCGGCAAGGAATGGCTGGGTTCGTTGGTGGCGGTTTTGCTCCAATAG
- a CDS encoding NPCBM/NEW2 domain-containing protein has protein sequence MRTVLLSLFLLLSLLASLAGVYAKSGPKEIVATPTAPTGFLNESFISTGLVLPTAIAFAPGNTVFIAEKRGVVRVWRQGALLAAPFIDIQDDVNSLGDRGMLGLAVHPDFPNTPYVYLLYTYDPPGAPKDGVGARVSRLLRVTAQADNPYVAATSEGSRVVILGTNSTLANSGNVGNLEDSDHPACGRGPVFDEPFVRDCVPSDADTHSIGTVTFGPDGNLYVGTGDGAGYTTADPRALRAQELDSMGGKIFRLDPITGRGLRDNPFWDGDADSNRSKVLSYGLRNPFRFTLHPRTGELYTGDVGWATWEEINVGNGKNFGWPCYEGGDQGSARQGQYANNGGTLQRCQQLYAEGEGAVQAPAYAYQHFLISASVAAGGFYAGTAWPVQYRNALFISDYSRNWIKFATFDADGRVTVHDFAESVADRGGPAQVTFGPDGNLYYVALGMLSEIRRIRYVPNGNSAPTADIVADKTSGSAPLTVKFSGRGSADAEGQTLSYAWDFGDGGKSTQAEPEHVYTREGRFTATLIVTDPQGLAGSAQLEIIVGNSRPDFYFTSPGPQWTYYSGGEVGFSVTATDPEEGDVSYLTQYKVLLHHGEHVHFDQSSYKGSSGTFIAEDHGDNTYYEVCAVAYDTQGAASVGKCLDVRPFTVRYTIDTVPSGLRIDYGGASYTTPFTVPTITNSKRDLSAPTTQNGYQFSDWSDGGARAHTLTIEDGPRTLIARYQPVGPVTADTPVYLSDLTPTYQANGWGPMERDLSNGEAAARDGRVLTINGVQYPKGLGVHALSEVRYALDGQYSRFQTDVGVDDEVGLHGSVVFQVFADGEKLYDSGLMFGYQSAKHVSLSIAGKRELRLLVLTGNGNRDQDHADWAGARLIRAVSAAVPIADATQAAVQTGGKVAGFKQPSFFTGRARTWRR, from the coding sequence ATGCGCACGGTGTTGTTGAGTCTTTTTCTACTCTTATCTTTGCTCGCCAGTCTGGCGGGCGTATATGCCAAATCCGGCCCGAAAGAAATTGTGGCCACGCCGACCGCGCCGACGGGCTTCCTGAATGAAAGCTTTATCAGCACCGGGCTGGTGTTGCCGACGGCCATCGCCTTTGCGCCGGGCAATACCGTCTTCATTGCCGAAAAGCGCGGCGTCGTGCGCGTCTGGCGGCAAGGGGCCTTGTTGGCCGCGCCTTTTATTGACATCCAGGATGATGTGAACAGCCTCGGTGATCGCGGCATGTTGGGGTTGGCTGTGCATCCTGATTTCCCCAACACGCCTTACGTTTATCTGCTTTACACCTACGACCCGCCGGGCGCGCCCAAAGATGGCGTGGGCGCGCGCGTGAGCCGTTTGTTGCGTGTGACGGCGCAGGCGGACAACCCTTACGTTGCGGCCACCAGCGAAGGCAGCCGCGTGGTGATCTTGGGCACGAACAGCACGCTGGCCAACAGCGGGAACGTGGGGAATCTTGAGGATTCGGATCATCCGGCTTGCGGGCGCGGGCCGGTGTTTGATGAACCGTTTGTGCGCGATTGCGTGCCTTCGGACGCCGATACGCACAGCATCGGCACGGTGACGTTCGGGCCGGATGGCAATCTGTATGTTGGCACGGGTGACGGAGCCGGTTACACGACGGCTGATCCGCGCGCCTTGCGGGCGCAAGAATTGGACAGCATGGGCGGCAAGATTTTCCGGCTTGATCCAATCACAGGGCGCGGGTTGCGCGACAATCCGTTTTGGGACGGCGATGCTGACAGCAACCGTTCAAAAGTGCTGAGTTATGGCTTGCGCAATCCGTTCCGCTTCACGCTTCATCCGCGCACGGGCGAGTTGTATACGGGCGATGTCGGTTGGGCGACGTGGGAAGAGATCAATGTCGGCAACGGCAAGAATTTCGGCTGGCCTTGTTACGAAGGCGGCGACCAGGGGAGCGCGCGCCAGGGGCAATACGCCAACAACGGCGGCACGCTGCAACGCTGCCAGCAGCTTTACGCCGAAGGCGAAGGCGCGGTGCAAGCGCCCGCATACGCCTATCAGCACTTTCTGATTTCGGCCTCGGTAGCGGCGGGCGGTTTTTATGCGGGTACGGCGTGGCCGGTGCAATATCGCAACGCGCTGTTTATTTCGGATTACAGCCGCAACTGGATCAAGTTTGCGACCTTTGACGCGGACGGGCGCGTGACGGTGCACGATTTTGCCGAGAGCGTGGCGGATCGCGGCGGGCCTGCGCAAGTGACTTTCGGGCCGGATGGCAATTTGTATTATGTGGCGCTGGGCATGCTGAGCGAGATTCGCCGCATTCGTTATGTGCCGAATGGGAACAGCGCTCCCACCGCCGACATCGTGGCGGACAAAACCAGCGGATCAGCGCCGTTGACGGTGAAGTTTTCGGGCCGCGGTTCAGCCGATGCCGAAGGCCAGACGCTGTCTTATGCCTGGGATTTCGGCGACGGCGGCAAGTCCACGCAAGCGGAGCCGGAACACGTATACACCCGCGAGGGCCGCTTCACCGCGACGCTGATCGTGACTGACCCGCAAGGATTGGCGGGCAGCGCACAACTTGAAATCATTGTCGGCAACAGCCGCCCGGATTTCTACTTCACCTCGCCCGGGCCGCAATGGACGTATTACAGCGGCGGCGAAGTCGGCTTCAGCGTTACGGCCACTGATCCCGAAGAGGGCGACGTTTCTTACCTGACGCAATACAAGGTGCTGCTGCATCACGGCGAACACGTGCATTTCGACCAATCAAGCTATAAAGGCTCCAGCGGGACTTTCATCGCCGAAGATCACGGCGATAACACCTATTACGAAGTCTGCGCCGTGGCCTATGACACGCAAGGCGCGGCGTCGGTGGGGAAATGTCTGGATGTGCGCCCGTTCACGGTGCGTTACACCATTGACACTGTGCCGAGCGGCTTGCGCATTGATTACGGTGGGGCGAGCTACACGACGCCTTTCACTGTGCCGACGATCACCAATTCCAAACGCGACCTAAGCGCGCCCACGACGCAGAACGGCTACCAATTCAGCGACTGGTCAGACGGCGGCGCGCGTGCGCATACGCTGACCATCGAAGACGGCCCGCGCACCTTGATTGCCCGGTATCAACCTGTGGGGCCTGTGACAGCAGACACGCCGGTTTACCTGAGCGATCTGACGCCGACCTATCAAGCGAACGGCTGGGGGCCAATGGAACGCGATCTGAGCAATGGCGAAGCGGCGGCGCGGGATGGCCGCGTGCTAACGATCAACGGCGTGCAATATCCCAAAGGGTTGGGCGTGCATGCGCTCTCGGAAGTGCGTTATGCCTTGGATGGCCAGTACAGCCGTTTCCAAACGGATGTTGGTGTGGATGACGAGGTCGGGTTGCACGGCTCGGTCGTCTTTCAGGTCTTTGCTGATGGCGAGAAGCTGTATGACAGCGGGTTGATGTTTGGCTATCAGTCGGCCAAACACGTCAGCCTGAGCATCGCGGGCAAACGCGAATTGCGCTTGCTGGTGCTGACCGGCAACGGCAACCGTGATCAGGATCACGCCGATTGGGCCGGAGCCAGATTAATTCGTGCGGTCAGCGCCGCTGTTCCAATTGCAGACGCCACCCAGGCGGCAGTACAGACGGGTGGCAAGGTGGCAGGGTTCAAACAACCCTCTTTCTTTACCGGGCGCGCCCGCACGTGGCGGCGGTAA
- a CDS encoding SPOR domain-containing protein, giving the protein MRVTCPKCQFENQADSNRVVCARCATIIEVRPEAGVGGYDTYSTNFDDGSFGGGGYDNGARRTAGYQAPGYSGGGAADAGGYGANYPGSNYPTQNYSNASYPTTPVAHQSDQDVYATKIDDDFDDVLDIPRTTVQQPQSYQPNEAAPVFEDVFATPDYGMGGNQRNAPDQYQMGMGGMPGANDPYQGNDPYAGGGQQYRGGHMPEANFDNPSYGVPPEPEFMGWPVLPEDSTDPGIPTTSGFAKKNSLFRTVLIVAAALGLLFIAYSLFSGPVTRKPTPKPADTDTASTSTTGEQSKADDSAKGDIAAVTKSDKNAAEKPPVGPSGTETKPPVTQPKSEKVTVPPVTVTTPAPKVLPPETTTVKKPEVKKPEAAKPETAKQPENAGVPPTPNRGGITLQVGSFNDRAQADERVSRLKAAGVEAHIVSANIPGRGLWHRVQVGRFVSREQAAGYASQLRGRGLVQDFMVTPVN; this is encoded by the coding sequence ATGAGAGTCACTTGCCCAAAATGCCAGTTTGAAAACCAGGCCGATTCAAACCGCGTCGTCTGCGCGCGTTGTGCCACGATTATCGAGGTGCGGCCTGAGGCGGGTGTGGGCGGCTACGATACCTATAGCACGAATTTCGATGATGGCAGCTTCGGCGGCGGCGGCTATGACAATGGCGCGCGGCGCACCGCTGGCTATCAGGCGCCAGGCTATAGCGGCGGCGGGGCTGCCGATGCGGGCGGCTATGGCGCGAACTATCCGGGCTCGAATTACCCGACGCAGAATTACTCAAACGCCAGCTATCCGACGACGCCGGTCGCGCATCAATCCGACCAGGATGTTTACGCCACCAAGATTGATGATGATTTTGACGACGTGCTCGACATTCCGCGCACGACCGTGCAACAGCCGCAAAGCTACCAGCCAAACGAAGCGGCCCCGGTCTTTGAAGATGTTTTCGCGACGCCGGATTACGGCATGGGTGGCAATCAACGCAACGCGCCGGATCAATATCAAATGGGCATGGGCGGGATGCCCGGCGCCAATGACCCGTATCAGGGGAATGATCCCTATGCGGGCGGCGGGCAGCAATATCGCGGCGGCCACATGCCTGAAGCGAATTTTGATAACCCCAGTTATGGCGTGCCGCCCGAACCGGAATTCATGGGCTGGCCGGTCTTGCCGGAAGATTCGACCGATCCGGGCATTCCAACGACCTCCGGCTTTGCCAAAAAGAATTCGCTCTTCCGCACGGTCTTGATCGTGGCGGCGGCGTTGGGTTTGCTCTTCATTGCTTATTCGCTGTTTAGCGGCCCCGTTACGCGCAAACCCACGCCGAAACCGGCGGACACAGACACGGCCAGCACCTCCACCACGGGCGAGCAGTCCAAAGCCGATGATTCGGCCAAAGGCGACATTGCTGCCGTCACGAAGTCGGACAAAAACGCAGCCGAGAAGCCGCCGGTCGGCCCTTCGGGGACTGAAACGAAACCGCCGGTAACGCAACCCAAATCTGAAAAGGTGACTGTTCCGCCCGTCACCGTCACGACGCCTGCACCCAAAGTGTTGCCGCCGGAAACCACGACGGTCAAGAAACCGGAAGTAAAGAAACCTGAAGCGGCGAAGCCCGAAACTGCCAAACAACCTGAAAATGCGGGTGTGCCACCGACGCCGAATCGCGGCGGCATCACGTTACAGGTCGGCTCGTTTAATGACCGCGCGCAGGCCGATGAGCGGGTCAGCCGGTTGAAAGCCGCTGGGGTCGAGGCGCATATCGTGTCGGCGAATATCCCCGGTCGCGGTCTTTGGCACCGTGTGCAAGTAGGCCGCTTTGTTTCGCGTGAACAGGCCGCCGGGTATGCCAGTCAATTGCGGGGCCGTGGTTTGGTGCAGGATTTCATGGTCACGCCGGTGAACTGA